A genomic region of Arvicola amphibius chromosome X, mArvAmp1.2, whole genome shotgun sequence contains the following coding sequences:
- the Serpina7 gene encoding LOW QUALITY PROTEIN: thyroxine-binding globulin (The sequence of the model RefSeq protein was modified relative to this genomic sequence to represent the inferred CDS: inserted 1 base in 1 codon), translating into MSVFLYLFLLVFGLQATIRCAQYNISEGKITTCHLPQQNATLYKMSSINADFAFSLYCGFPVENPDWNIFFSPGSISAALAMLSFGSGSNTQTQILEVLGFNLTDTPITELHQGFQHLICSLNFPKNELELQMGNAVFNRQQLKPLARVLDDVKTLYETEVFPTDFSNVSAAQQEINSYVEKQNKGKIIDLIQDXNITMILVNYIHFKNKWENPFHVSKTEESTSFSVDKTTTVQVPMMHHQEQCYHFLDVKLNCTVLQMDYSENALELSVLPKEGHVEWVEAAMSSKTLKKWSHLLQKGGVVELIERKKKRCILVCFVISVVTVMSPFPYSTQMFVPKFSISVTYNLGSTFQKMGMRDAFAESADFPEITKDKGLKLSCTFHKAVLHTGQQRTKEVAVPEAVSLEQPEVASLHPIIQFDRTFLLVVFEKRTRSTLFLGKGINPAKE; encoded by the exons ATGTCGGTGTTCCTCTATTTGTTTCTCTTGGTATTTGGGCTTCAGGCTACAATCCGTTGTGCACAATATAACATTTCTGAAGGCAAAATTACAACTTGCCATTTGCCCCAACAAAATGCCACTCTCTATAAGATGTCATCTATCAATGCTGACTTTGCATTCAGTCTATATTGTGGGTTCCCTGTGGAGAACCCGGATTGGAACATCTTCTTTTCCCCTGGGAGCATATCTGCTGCTTTAGCCATGCTTTCTTTTGGATCTGGCTCTAACACTCAAACTCAGATTTTGGAGGTCTTGGGGTTTAACCTCACAGATACTCCAATAACAGAATTACATCAGGGCTTCCAACATTTGATCTGTTCATTGAATTTCCCAAAGAatgaactggaattgcagatgggAAATGCAGTTTTCAATAGGCAGCAGCTGAAACCACTGGCAAGGGTTTTGGATGATGTCAAGACCCTTTATGAAACTGAAGTCTTTCCTACCGACTTCTCCAATGTTTCTGCAGCCCAGCAGGAGATCAACAGTTATGTGGAGAagcaaaacaaagggaaaattatAGACCTAATTCAAG TGAACATTACCATGATTCTGGTGAACTAcattcatttcaaaaataag TGGGAAAATCCTTTCCATGTATCTAAAACAGAAGAGAGTACCAGCTTCTCAGTAGACAAGACCACCACAGTACAAGTGCCAATGATGCACCACCAAGAACAGTGCTATCACTTTCTGGATGTAAAGCTGAATTGCACAGTACTTCAAATGGACTACAGTGAGAATGCCCTGGAACTTTCTGTCCTTCCAAAGGAAGGACACGTAGAGTGGGTGGAGGCAGCCATGTCATCTAAGACATTGAAGAAGTGGAGCCACTTACTGCAGAAAGG GGGAGTAGTAGAGTTGAtcgagagaaagaaaaagagatgcatCCTAGTGTGTTTTGTGATTAGTGTGGTGACTGTCATGTCTCCCTTTCCTTATTCCACACAGATGTTTGTTCCaaagttttccatttctgttaCATATAACCTTGGAAGTACATTTCAGAAGATGGGCATGAGGGATGCCTTTGCTGAAAGTGCCGACTTTCCTGAAATTACGAAAGACAAAGGTCTAAAGCTTTCCTGT ACTTTTCACAAGGCTGTGCTGCACACTGGACAACAAAGAACCAAAGAAGTAGCTGTTCCAGAAGCTGTGTCTCTGGAACAGCCAGAAGTAGCTTCTCTTCATCCCATTATCCAATTTGACAGAACATTCTTATTGGTGGTTTTTGAGAAAAGGACCAGAAGCACTCTCTTTTTAGGGAAAGGCATTAACCCAGCTAAAGAGTAA
- the LOC119805468 gene encoding probable ATP-dependent RNA helicase ddx52 → MLYNQERSPSPTDQAEVGRQLGPFLFVDEDGFVPEEYVNLIPENLIPMALEAEMEGQLVVEDGDEIIWFHVQHMDFDEEEEEENQAEVMEEDNGWVHNVEENNEDDDEANHEHTEIITGTGSDHMYERSHDETKEAAVAGKVAAENESQEEEDDNTNSTENKD, encoded by the exons ATGCTTTATAACCAAGAACGAAGCCCATCTCCAACAGATCAGGCTGAAGTTGGTAGACAATTGGGCCCATTTCTGTTTGTCGATGAAGATGGTTTCGTGCCTGAAGAATATGTGAACTTAATTCCAGAAAACTTGATCCCTATGGCTTTGGAAGCAGAAATGGAAGGACAACTAGTAGTGGAGGATGGGGATGAGATCATTTGGTTTCATGTACAGCACATGGATtttgatgaggaggaggaggaggagaatcagGCCGAGGTCATGGAAGAAGACAATGGCTGGGTTCACAATGTGGAAGAGAataatgaagatgatgatgaagctAATCATGAGCATACTGAAATCATCACAGGCACTG GAAGTGACCATATGTATGAACGCTCCCATGATGAGACCAAAGAAGCTGCAGTTGCAGGGAAAGTTGCGGCTGAAAATGAAagccaggaggaggaagatgacaaTACAAACTCAACTGAAAACAAAGACTAG